In Crinalium epipsammum PCC 9333, the following are encoded in one genomic region:
- a CDS encoding YcjF family protein: MATQNQQNSTDSIGNAIATATQIANMASQTFQSAINNMSNATTALGDTVVPPAVRLVEQTTETVGSFVAPIAENSLIKYAGKLPGINFLMTALGNIELDRANLEVIKLKQDYPQETSQQLAHRVIVDTAIKGGGIGLLSNFVPPLALALFAVDIVAVTTLQAEMVYRIAAVYGFDLKDPTRRGEVLAIFGLSLAGSGVTKVGLGLVELIPGIGAVVGASSNAAVLYSLGYAACQFYEAKKSLAKT, encoded by the coding sequence ATGGCAACACAAAACCAACAGAATTCTACAGACTCAATCGGTAATGCGATCGCTACAGCAACTCAAATAGCTAATATGGCATCGCAAACTTTCCAGTCTGCTATTAACAATATGAGCAACGCTACTACTGCGCTAGGAGATACAGTTGTGCCTCCAGCAGTACGACTGGTAGAACAAACTACGGAAACTGTTGGTTCTTTTGTTGCTCCTATTGCTGAAAATTCTTTGATTAAATATGCTGGCAAGCTTCCCGGAATTAACTTCTTAATGACAGCACTCGGTAATATCGAGCTTGATCGAGCTAATCTTGAAGTTATCAAGCTTAAACAAGACTATCCCCAAGAAACCTCACAGCAACTTGCTCATCGTGTCATAGTTGATACTGCTATCAAAGGTGGTGGCATTGGATTACTGAGTAATTTTGTACCCCCATTAGCACTAGCATTATTTGCGGTAGATATAGTCGCAGTTACCACCCTGCAAGCAGAAATGGTTTATCGAATTGCGGCAGTTTACGGATTTGATTTAAAAGATCCAACTCGCAGAGGTGAAGTCTTAGCAATTTTTGGTTTATCTCTTGCTGGTTCTGGCGTAACCAAAGTTGGGTTAGGTTTAGTGGAACTCATCCCAGGCATAGGTGCTGTTGTGGGAGCATCTAGTAATGCGGCTGTGCTTTACTCTTTAGGATACGCGGCTTGTCAATTTTATGAAGCTAAAAAAAGTTTAGCTAAAACCTAG
- a CDS encoding phage tail protein, whose translation MAQFSVNAQRFDPYKNFKFRVKWDGKYVAGVSKVGALKRTTEVVSHRDGGDPSSQRHSPGATKYEAITLERGVTHDKEFEQWANKVWNYGSGLGAEVSLKDFRKDIIIELMNEAGQVAIAYKVFRCWVSEFTAMPELDANANAVAIQSIQLQNEGWERDYDVSEPTEPSFLEPS comes from the coding sequence ATGGCTCAATTTAGCGTAAATGCCCAACGCTTCGACCCCTACAAAAACTTCAAATTTCGCGTTAAATGGGATGGCAAGTATGTTGCAGGTGTGAGTAAAGTTGGAGCATTAAAGCGTACCACCGAAGTAGTAAGTCATCGCGACGGCGGAGATCCCAGTAGTCAACGCCACTCACCAGGCGCAACTAAATATGAAGCAATTACACTGGAACGAGGCGTTACCCATGATAAAGAGTTTGAACAATGGGCGAATAAGGTTTGGAATTATGGTTCTGGTTTAGGGGCAGAAGTATCGCTAAAGGACTTTCGCAAGGACATCATTATTGAATTGATGAACGAAGCGGGACAAGTTGCGATCGCATACAAAGTCTTTCGCTGTTGGGTATCGGAATTCACCGCTATGCCCGAACTAGATGCCAATGCGAACGCGGTTGCTATCCAAAGTATTCAACTGCAAAACGAAGGTTGGGAACGCGACTATGACGTAAGTGAGCCAACCGAACCCAGTTTCCTAGAACCTAGCTAA
- a CDS encoding DUF4255 domain-containing protein translates to MSNSLAIAAVTKTLRNLIAKGIADEIGSGSVTARPPDKARDNSDSGNQINIFLYQTLPNAAWRNQDLRNRVKPGETGQAPLALNLYYLITAYGQDNDDILSHRLLGTAMRVLHDHCILNPIEIKNALAESDLQNQIERVRINLVTLSLEELSKLWSCFQTQYRISTAYEVSVILIESDRPVKAPLPVLTRGSEDSGIIAQTNLTPSFPTLQAVELPDQQASVRLGEVLTLRGHHLNREDSKVYALFSHPSLAKPIRVELPAKTATELDIPLSDQAGIWSPGEEPSNWQIGIYNVAVQVIQDQNEQTSNALPFSFAPSIKLDNLDAERNLLTLTSQPPVKLGQRVVLLLGDRELIPEEIDPSGTSLVFKIRGISAGDYFVRLRVDGVDSLLVDRSATTPIFDQNNKVEIRT, encoded by the coding sequence ATGAGTAACTCATTAGCTATAGCAGCAGTAACTAAAACCCTACGCAACCTTATTGCCAAAGGAATTGCCGATGAGATAGGCAGTGGTAGCGTTACAGCACGTCCACCAGATAAGGCACGGGATAATAGTGACAGTGGTAATCAGATAAATATTTTTCTCTACCAAACCTTACCGAATGCAGCTTGGCGCAATCAGGATTTAAGAAATCGGGTAAAACCAGGTGAAACAGGTCAAGCACCCCTAGCATTAAATCTTTATTATTTAATTACTGCTTACGGGCAGGATAACGATGATATATTAAGTCATCGCTTGCTAGGGACAGCAATGCGAGTATTACACGATCATTGTATTCTCAATCCCATTGAGATTAAAAATGCTTTAGCAGAAAGTGATTTGCAAAATCAAATTGAGCGAGTTCGCATCAATCTTGTAACACTTTCTTTGGAAGAGTTATCCAAATTGTGGAGTTGTTTTCAAACTCAGTATCGCATTTCTACGGCTTATGAAGTTTCTGTTATTCTTATTGAAAGCGATCGCCCAGTTAAAGCACCTCTACCAGTATTAACTCGCGGTAGTGAAGATAGTGGCATTATTGCACAAACAAATCTCACCCCTTCTTTTCCAACCTTGCAAGCAGTGGAACTCCCTGATCAGCAAGCTAGCGTTCGCTTGGGTGAAGTTTTGACACTGAGGGGGCATCACTTAAATCGCGAAGACAGCAAAGTATATGCCTTGTTTAGCCATCCGAGTTTAGCCAAACCGATAAGAGTGGAGTTGCCAGCAAAAACAGCCACAGAATTAGATATTCCCTTATCGGATCAAGCAGGTATTTGGTCGCCTGGAGAAGAACCCAGCAATTGGCAAATAGGAATTTATAATGTAGCAGTGCAAGTGATACAGGATCAAAATGAACAAACAAGTAATGCCCTACCATTCTCATTCGCACCTAGCATCAAATTAGATAACTTAGACGCTGAAAGAAATTTATTGACGCTAACGTCTCAACCACCAGTAAAATTGGGACAGAGAGTAGTATTATTGCTAGGCGATCGCGAACTTATCCCAGAAGAAATTGATCCAAGTGGTACAAGCCTAGTTTTTAAAATCAGAGGAATTTCTGCTGGGGATTATTTTGTACGTTTGCGTGTAGATGGGGTGGACAGTTTATTAGTAGATCGATCTGCTACAACACCTATTTTTGACCAAAACAACAAAGTAGAAATCCGTACATGA
- a CDS encoding DUF6519 domain-containing protein, producing MKGDFTKLTFQSEKHYTSVLMQQGRLQLDSDWNEQVDIQNHLRHTQTIDLIGANSGVPTSEGNSEPPYKDSFKISVTPDCIDLAIAPGRLYVNGILCELEGTLFDLPPSNNSSPDQIKLSTLNFDGRNLDKNQWVEIYPDANAKEGSNKKQCFQIKNIEPQKMELTLSEPVKEASGKMRMRRLLTYKNQPDYPNPDNGSSKVENGFYFAYIDVWQRHITTIEDPKLREVALINTPDTATRSQTVWQLKLKKLETSDPIPNNNVIKEEWENFIDERKNRLSYMNACAGLCTSAGATSNGRGYQRLENQLYRVEIHNPGQAVRDNNQEKKATFKWSRENGSIVSAIEKFDDNIITIRKSSQDAWTNSQTGQWLEITDEEIELKGKPGVLVRLLRVSDTKIEFDRFSIINGPIPSNATKVRRWDHITPEAAITAIDDWISLEAGIMVKFNPESHYETGDYWIIPARSATNDIEWSNDQADKTIRKPLEQLRQGIHHDYCLLALVEVEKGKFKPVEKDQDLRVVFPPLMRCLDKAGGVITGSLEIALDLSQNNSSDFISALKLTKKLDNTNSQSINFGFQNHNFVWQTNDQDRITITPDGNVGIGNPKHQSQLDINGTVKATQLEGNYLKLKNITVKQFSNDSNLKDDPESVPTEKAIKTKVETEISDLKKQLQTELKGEITRVETTLNTKADQAKVETEISDLKKQLQTELKGEITRVETTLDSKAALTGDIDVEFNAKSIKVERRIYAKELDVEERINSNSVLIKGKTVSGGFYQISSQALKEEINDLSSQEVTDLLSSLNPVKYLYKEDESKTAHAGFIAEDTPDLLTSNDKQTIKVVDLVAVLTKVVQDNQKTLRNLVRVVKQQQSEITALKKTVQELKTPRSDMENS from the coding sequence ATGAAAGGTGATTTTACAAAACTTACATTTCAGTCTGAAAAGCATTATACCAGCGTTTTGATGCAGCAAGGTCGGCTGCAATTGGATTCCGATTGGAATGAACAAGTAGATATTCAAAACCATCTACGTCATACTCAAACAATTGATCTAATTGGCGCTAATAGTGGCGTACCTACAAGTGAAGGAAACTCGGAACCCCCCTATAAAGATAGTTTTAAGATTAGTGTAACTCCAGATTGTATTGATTTAGCGATCGCTCCTGGTCGCCTCTATGTCAATGGCATATTGTGTGAATTAGAAGGAACATTATTCGATTTACCGCCTTCCAATAATTCCTCTCCCGACCAAATAAAACTATCTACCCTGAATTTCGATGGTCGGAACCTAGACAAAAATCAATGGGTTGAAATCTATCCAGATGCTAATGCTAAAGAAGGGTCAAATAAAAAACAGTGTTTCCAAATTAAGAATATTGAACCCCAAAAGATGGAGTTGACGCTAAGTGAGCCAGTAAAAGAAGCGTCTGGAAAAATGCGAATGCGTCGTCTGCTAACTTACAAAAATCAACCCGATTATCCTAACCCCGATAATGGTAGTAGCAAGGTAGAAAATGGTTTTTATTTCGCCTACATTGATGTTTGGCAACGACATATCACCACAATTGAAGATCCTAAACTTCGTGAAGTTGCCCTAATTAATACCCCAGATACTGCAACGCGCAGCCAGACTGTTTGGCAATTGAAACTTAAAAAACTTGAAACATCTGATCCCATTCCTAACAATAACGTAATTAAAGAAGAATGGGAAAATTTTATTGATGAACGCAAAAATCGTCTATCCTACATGAATGCCTGCGCTGGATTATGTACTTCTGCTGGTGCAACATCTAATGGCAGAGGTTATCAACGTCTAGAAAACCAACTATATCGCGTTGAAATTCACAACCCTGGTCAGGCAGTTAGAGATAACAATCAAGAAAAAAAAGCCACATTTAAATGGTCTCGTGAAAACGGCAGCATTGTCAGTGCCATTGAAAAGTTCGACGACAACATCATCACAATTCGCAAGTCAAGCCAAGATGCTTGGACTAATTCTCAAACTGGACAATGGCTCGAAATAACTGATGAAGAAATCGAATTGAAGGGGAAACCAGGTGTATTAGTTCGCCTGCTAAGAGTGTCTGACACCAAAATTGAGTTCGATCGCTTTAGCATTATCAATGGTCCAATTCCGTCAAATGCTACTAAAGTACGGCGTTGGGATCATATCACCCCAGAAGCAGCCATTACCGCCATTGATGACTGGATTTCTTTAGAAGCTGGAATCATGGTCAAATTCAATCCCGAATCGCACTACGAAACGGGTGACTATTGGATAATTCCCGCAAGATCTGCCACCAACGATATTGAATGGTCTAATGACCAAGCTGATAAAACAATTCGTAAACCCTTAGAGCAACTTCGTCAGGGAATTCACCATGATTACTGTCTCCTGGCATTAGTGGAAGTGGAAAAAGGTAAGTTTAAGCCAGTAGAAAAGGATCAAGATTTGCGGGTTGTTTTTCCCCCATTAATGCGTTGCTTAGATAAAGCAGGTGGTGTCATCACTGGCTCCTTAGAAATCGCTCTCGATTTGAGCCAAAACAATAGTAGCGATTTCATCAGTGCTTTAAAACTGACAAAAAAACTGGATAATACTAATTCTCAATCAATAAATTTTGGTTTTCAGAACCATAATTTTGTTTGGCAAACTAATGACCAAGACCGGATCACAATTACTCCTGATGGCAATGTGGGTATTGGGAATCCTAAGCATCAAAGCCAGCTTGATATCAATGGTACGGTGAAGGCAACACAACTAGAAGGAAATTATCTTAAGTTAAAAAACATAACCGTCAAGCAATTTTCTAATGATAGTAATCTCAAAGACGACCCAGAGTCTGTACCAACGGAAAAAGCCATAAAAACAAAGGTAGAAACAGAAATTTCTGATTTGAAGAAACAACTCCAAACCGAGTTGAAGGGAGAAATTACTAGGGTTGAAACAACTTTAAATACCAAAGCGGATCAAGCAAAGGTAGAAACAGAAATTTCCGACTTGAAGAAACAACTCCAAACCGAGTTGAAGGGAGAAATTACTAGGGTTGAAACAACTTTAGATAGTAAGGCTGCACTCACAGGCGATATTGATGTGGAATTTAATGCCAAAAGCATTAAAGTAGAGAGAAGGATTTATGCAAAAGAGCTTGATGTTGAGGAAAGAATCAACTCTAACAGTGTTTTAATCAAAGGCAAAACTGTTAGCGGTGGATTTTACCAAATTTCGTCACAGGCTCTGAAAGAAGAGATTAACGACTTATCTAGTCAAGAAGTTACAGATCTTCTTAGCTCCCTTAATCCAGTTAAATATTTATACAAAGAAGATGAGTCAAAAACAGCCCATGCTGGTTTTATTGCAGAAGATACACCCGATTTATTAACTTCTAATGACAAGCAAACCATTAAAGTTGTCGATCTTGTCGCTGTTCTTACCAAAGTTGTTCAAGATAACCAAAAAACATTGCGTAATTTGGTAAGAGTTGTTAAGCAACAGCAGAGTGAAATTACAGCGTTAAAAAAGACAGTACAAGAGTTAAAAACACCGAGGTCAGACATGGAAAATTCGTAG
- a CDS encoding phage tail sheath family protein, which produces MPVTPTYPGVYVEEIPSGVRTITGVSTSITAFIGRALKGQLDEPIRIQNFGDFVRQFGGLWNHSTMSYAVQQYFLNGGQDAIIIRVHKGATNAKLTIGSLKLEAASPGSWGKNLRSAVNYNTRKNDDGTEDPKLFNLTIQELEAPGSDKVAATETLRNLSTDQDSARFYKKVIEQESSLVNVPENEPDITTRPDDTKFKDKTQELDYAKADVATGSDGEDITDREICDPGLEADRKGLYALDKADLFNLLCIPPLTRKQDDKADVTKETWAKAAKYCKNKRAFLIVDPPSDWKKISQAVSKVDDLRDAIGTDLATNAAIYFPRLKMADPLKENRTEEFAPCGAIAGIFARTDSQRGIWKAPAGIEASVVGVRELSYKMTDGENGQLNPLGVNCVRNFPVYGNVLWGARTLAGADQLASEWKYVPVRRLALYLEESLYRGTQWVVFEPNDEPLWSQIRLNIGSFMNNLFKQGAFQGKTPKEAYFVKCDSETTTQYDIDRGIVNIVIGFAPLKPAEFVILKFQQIARESAT; this is translated from the coding sequence ATGCCAGTCACACCTACTTATCCTGGTGTTTACGTTGAAGAAATACCCAGTGGTGTTCGCACCATTACGGGCGTTTCTACATCTATTACTGCCTTTATTGGTCGCGCTCTTAAAGGACAGCTAGATGAACCAATACGCATTCAAAACTTTGGCGATTTTGTGCGTCAATTCGGGGGGCTATGGAATCACAGCACCATGAGCTACGCGGTGCAACAATATTTTCTAAATGGTGGTCAAGATGCCATTATCATTCGTGTTCATAAGGGTGCAACTAATGCCAAACTAACTATAGGAAGCTTGAAGCTTGAAGCAGCTAGTCCGGGCAGTTGGGGCAAGAATCTACGATCTGCCGTTAACTATAACACTCGCAAAAATGATGATGGTACAGAAGACCCTAAACTGTTTAACTTAACAATTCAGGAATTAGAAGCACCAGGTTCCGATAAAGTGGCTGCGACTGAAACTCTCCGCAATCTTTCAACCGATCAGGATTCTGCTCGCTTTTACAAAAAAGTAATTGAACAAGAATCAAGCTTAGTTAATGTTCCAGAAAACGAGCCAGATATCACTACTCGCCCTGATGACACAAAGTTTAAGGATAAAACCCAGGAGCTAGACTATGCTAAGGCGGATGTCGCAACGGGCAGTGATGGTGAAGATATAACTGATCGAGAGATTTGTGATCCTGGCTTAGAGGCTGATCGCAAAGGGCTGTACGCCTTAGATAAAGCTGATTTATTTAATCTACTCTGCATTCCTCCCCTCACACGAAAACAGGACGATAAAGCGGACGTAACGAAAGAAACATGGGCAAAGGCAGCTAAGTATTGCAAAAATAAACGAGCCTTTTTGATTGTAGACCCACCTTCAGACTGGAAGAAAATTTCCCAGGCTGTCAGCAAGGTAGATGATCTTCGCGACGCTATCGGGACTGATCTTGCCACCAATGCAGCGATTTATTTCCCCCGCTTGAAGATGGCTGATCCACTTAAGGAAAATCGTACAGAGGAGTTTGCTCCTTGTGGCGCGATCGCAGGAATTTTTGCTCGTACTGATTCGCAACGAGGAATTTGGAAAGCACCTGCTGGCATAGAAGCATCAGTAGTAGGAGTACGAGAACTTTCCTACAAAATGACTGATGGTGAAAACGGTCAATTAAATCCTTTAGGCGTGAATTGCGTGCGGAATTTCCCTGTATATGGCAATGTCCTTTGGGGGGCTAGGACGTTAGCGGGTGCAGATCAACTCGCTTCCGAGTGGAAGTATGTTCCCGTTCGCCGACTCGCCTTATACCTTGAAGAAAGCCTATACAGGGGGACGCAATGGGTAGTATTCGAGCCAAATGATGAACCTTTGTGGTCACAAATCCGGCTTAATATTGGCTCATTTATGAACAACTTATTTAAGCAAGGAGCATTTCAAGGGAAAACCCCTAAAGAAGCTTACTTTGTCAAATGTGATAGTGAAACAACCACTCAATATGACATTGATCGAGGCATCGTAAATATCGTCATTGGTTTTGCACCCCTTAAACCTGCTGAATTTGTCATCCTCAAATTCCAACAAATCGCTCGTGAAAGTGCAACTTAA
- a CDS encoding T4 family baseplate hub assembly chaperone — protein MRPLSADRILQIWEIGQSQHPIDRALTLLTFACPDRTAQELASLSIGQRDAYLLTLREMTFGSKINGFAECPQCSEQLEFAMNVGDIRIVELVEPQAQQYSLVAEEFELQFRLPNSWDLAAIVGYQDVGAANLQLIERCLLQVSRDGVAVNYSELSASAIAQLASQMLECDPQAEILFDLNCPACNHSWQVLFDIVVFFWKELSVEAKRLLREVHQLARFYGWRETDILSMSAMRRQFYLDMVSDG, from the coding sequence ATGCGTCCCTTATCTGCCGATCGCATTCTGCAAATCTGGGAAATCGGTCAGAGTCAGCATCCTATTGATCGGGCGCTGACTCTCCTCACCTTTGCTTGTCCAGATCGAACAGCCCAAGAACTAGCATCCCTCAGTATTGGACAACGAGATGCGTATCTGCTGACGCTGCGAGAAATGACATTTGGCTCTAAAATCAACGGGTTTGCAGAGTGTCCCCAGTGCAGCGAACAATTGGAATTTGCGATGAATGTGGGAGATATTCGCATTGTTGAATTAGTAGAACCGCAAGCGCAGCAATATTCTCTGGTGGCGGAAGAATTTGAGTTGCAATTTCGCTTGCCTAACAGTTGGGATCTCGCTGCTATTGTGGGATATCAAGACGTGGGTGCAGCTAACTTGCAACTGATAGAACGTTGTCTATTGCAAGTAAGTCGAGATGGAGTTGCAGTTAACTATAGCGAATTGTCGGCAAGTGCGATCGCTCAACTTGCATCACAAATGTTAGAGTGTGACCCCCAAGCAGAAATACTATTTGACCTCAACTGTCCAGCTTGTAATCATTCTTGGCAGGTGCTTTTCGATATCGTTGTATTTTTCTGGAAAGAATTGAGCGTGGAAGCAAAACGCTTACTCCGAGAAGTTCACCAACTGGCAAGGTTTTATGGGTGGCGAGAAACCGATATTTTATCTATGAGTGCAATGCGACGGCAATTTTATTTAGATATGGTTTCTGATGGATAA